In a genomic window of Drosophila takahashii strain IR98-3 E-12201 chromosome 3L, DtakHiC1v2, whole genome shotgun sequence:
- the knrl gene encoding knirps-related protein has translation MMNQDNPYAMNQTCKVCGEPAAGFHFGAFTCEGCKSFFGRSYNNLSSISDCKNNGECIINKKNRTACKACRLKKCLMVGMSKSGSRYGRRSNWFKIHCLLQEQQQQAVAAMAAHHNSQQAGVGGAGAGGSGGGPGMPNGMGKGMSGVPPPAAAAAALGMLGHPGGYPGLYAVANAGGSVRSKEELMMLGLESSGEYGSHKHPVVASPSVSSPDSHNSDSSVEVSSVRGNPLLHLGGKSSSSSGADGSQSGGGNGGRPPQMRKDLSPFLPLPFPGLTSMPVMPPPAFLPPSHLLFPGYHPALYSHHQGLLKPTPEQQQQQAAVAAAAVQHLFNSSGAGQRFAPGTSPFANHQQQHHKEEDQPAAPRSPSNHTNNNHLLTNGGAADELTKRFYLDAVLKSQQQSPPPTTKLPPHSKQDYSISALVTPNSESGRERVKSEQSNGQNEEEDESRVPEIMDNAEDDEEEEEEEDLVVSMTPPHSPAQQEAETPAEELPNPSPGQDNPIDLSMKTTGSSLSSKSSSPEIKADPEISIWSDMEKNDTEDDDEEDLEVTPKEEELSDQEAHEDHAEEEDNSTTETVKTSIEKTHNNNNSISSNNNNNNNNNILSDSKASKAIKRELDELIEASSENGKRLKLEAPVKVATSNALDLTTKV, from the exons ATGAATCAGACGTGCAAGGTGTGTGGAGAGCCGGCGGCTGGATTCCATTTCGGAGCCTTCACGTGCGAGGGCTGCAAG TCCTTCTTCGGCCGATCGTACAACAATCTGTCATCGATTTCGGACTGCAAGAACAACGGCGAGTGCATCATCAACAAGAAGAACCGCACCGCCTGCAAGGCGTGTCGCCTGAAGAAGTGCCTCATGGTGGGCATGTCGAAGAGTGGCTCCCGCTACGGCCGCCGCTCCAACTGGTTCAAGATCCACTGCCTcctgcaggagcagcagcagcaggcggtgGCTGCGATGGCGGCGCACCACAACAGCCAGCAGGCGGGTGTCGGTGGTGCGGGAGCAGGTGGCTCGGGCGGTGGTCCAGGAATGCCCAATGGAATGGGCAAGGGCATGTCGGGTGTTCCTCcaccggcggcggcggcagcggcccTTGGAATGCTCGGGCATCCGGGTGGCTATCCGGGTCTCTATGCGGTGGCAAATGCCGGCGGTTCGGTGCGGAGTAAGGAGGAGCTGATGATGCTGGGACTGGAGAGCAGCGGGGAGTACGGCTCCCACAAGCATCCTGTGGTTGCCTCGCCCTCGGTCAGCTCGCCGGATTCCCATAACTCCGACAGCTCAGTGGAGGTGAGTTCGGTGCGGGGCAATCCGCTGCTTCATTTGGGCGGAAAGTCCAGCTCCTCGAGTGGCGCCGATGGCAGTCAATCGGGTGGAGGCAACGGAGGAAGGCCACCACAAATGCGCAAGGATTTGTCGCCATTTCTGCCGCTACCCTTCCCTGGACTCACTTCCATGCCCGTGATGCCACCACCTGCGTTCCTGCCCCCCTCGCACCTGCTCTTCCCCGGCTATCATCCCGCCTTGTATTCGCACCACCAGGGTCTGCTGAAACCCACGCcagagcagcaacaacaacaggccGCGGTGGCTGCGGCGGCCGTCCAACATTTGTTCAACTCCAGTGGTGCCGGCCAGCGATTCGCACCGGGCACTTCACCTTTCGCcaaccaccagcagcagcaccacaaaGAGGAAGACCAGCCCGCAGCGCCCAGAAGTCCAAGTAACCACACAAACAACAACCACCTCTTAACGAACGGTGGTGCCGCCGATGAGCTAACCAAACGCTTCTATTTGGACGCTGTGCTCAAGTCCCAGCAGCAAAGTCCACCGCCGACCACAAAACTACCGCCACACTCAAAGCAGGATTACTCAATTTCAGCTCTGGTCACACCAAATTCAGAGAGTGGCCGCGAGCGCGTGAAGAGCGAGCAAAGTAATGGCCAAAACGAAGAGGAGGATGAGTCGAGGGTGCCGGAGATCATGGATAATGCCGAGGATgatgaagaggaggaggaggaggaggatctggTGGTATCCATGACGCCACCCCACTCACCCGCTCAACAGGAAGCGGAAACCCCTGCTGAGGAGCTTCCAAATCCCAGTCCCGGCCAAGATAATCCCATTGATCTGAGCATGAAGACCACGGGTAGTTCGCTGAGCAGCAAGAGCAGTAGCCCCGAAATCAAGGCAGATCCCGAGATCTCGATATGGAGCGATATGGAGAAAAACGATACGGAAGACGATGATGAGGAGGATCTGGAAGTTACGCCAAAGGAGGAGGAGTTATCAGACCAGGAGGCACATGAGGATCATGCAGAGGAGGAGGACAACAGTACCACTGAAACAGTAAAGACCAGCATTGAAAAAAcccacaataacaacaacagtatcagcagcaacaacaataacaataataataataatatcctAAGTGATAGCAAGGCCAGTAAAGCGATCAAAAGGGAACTGGACGAACTCATAGAAGCCTCCAGTGAGAACGGCAAGCGTCTGAAGTTGGAGGCCCCCGTTAAGGTGGCCACCTCGAATGCCTTGGATTTAACCACTAAGgtctga